A genome region from Primulina eburnea isolate SZY01 chromosome 9, ASM2296580v1, whole genome shotgun sequence includes the following:
- the LOC140840787 gene encoding uncharacterized protein, which translates to MAPYEALYGRKCSSPLNWDLEEFLCTKDGKTRSIKPDIIQEAIDKVHIIKQRIQSAQSRQKSYADKRRKDLVFAVGDQVLLKISPRKGIRRAGRIGKLQPRFIGPFEILKRIGPVAYQLQLPKTLSGIHNVFHVSQLRKSFTDSTPIEDPAHLTLEGDLTYEEQPVRILDKRIKEIRNRQVQLVKVLWMNQNIEEATWEKEEDIRRQYPDLFEFGDRIP; encoded by the coding sequence ATGGCCCCTtatgaagctttatacggacgAAAATGTAGTTCCCCTCTGAACTGGGATCTTGAAGAATTTCTGTGCACCAAGGATGGGAAAACTCGCTCTATAAAGCCAGATATTATACAAGAAGCAATTGATAAAGTACACATCATCAAGCAAAGGATACAATCAGCTCAAAGTCGacaaaagagctatgctgacAAAAGAAGAAAGGACTTGGTATTTGCTGTGGGAGATCAAGTACTCCTCAAAATATCTCCCAGGAAAGGAATCCGAAGGGCAGGAAGAATAGGAAAGTTACAACCTCGATTCATAGGTCCCTTTGAAATTCTAAAAAGAATAGGACCTGTAGCCTACCAACTCCAGCTACCTAAGACACTATCTGGAATAcataacgtgtttcatgtatcccAATTAAGAAAAAGCTTCACTGACTCAACACCCATAGAGGACCCTGCACATTTAACCCTAGAAGGAGATTTGACATACGAAGAACAACCTGTTCGGATACTTGACAAGAGAATCAAAGAAATTCGCAATAGACAAGTTCAACTCGTCAAAGTACTCTGGATGAACCAAAACATtgaggaagccacttgggagaaaGAAGAGGATATTAGGCGACAATACCCAGATCTATTCGAATTTGGAGACCGGATTCCTTGA